In Monodelphis domestica isolate mMonDom1 chromosome 4, mMonDom1.pri, whole genome shotgun sequence, one DNA window encodes the following:
- the LOC130453578 gene encoding uncharacterized protein LOC130453578 isoform X1 produces the protein MKPKTLRISRGGGRGARALPWKPGEGGCKGVWGGRYAAEERPGELAALRAARALSYRGRRPQKRGGTRCGGSRAQASPNPGGSPFLAGSGMESLLPRDLKAGTGRLPAGTSRVGGTARVRVPDFHRCTKIMKRRGKDSSPCDYCRKVYHSLWPLSWLQRWTDQIREGTFPGKI, from the exons ATGAAGCCAAAGACCCTGAGAATAtcaagggggggggggcgaggcGCGAGGGCGTTGCCATGGAAACCAGGCGAAGGGGGGTGCAAAGGTGTGTGGGGGGGGCGGTATGCGGCGGAGGAAAGGCCAGGGGAGCTGGCCGCCCTGAGAGCCGCCCGGGCACTTAGCTACAGAGGCCGGCGGCCGCAGAAGAGGGGCGGCACCCGCTGCGGGGGCTCAAGGGCCCAGGCCTCCCCGAATCCCGGGGGCTCTCCCTTTCTGGCTGGGAGTGGAATGGAGTCCCTCCTACCTAGAGATCTCAAAGCAGGGACTGGAAGACTGCCGGCGGGCACCAGCAGGGTTGGTGGGACAGCGCGGGTGCGGGTACCAG ACTTTCACCGCTGTACCAAGATCATGAAGAGGCGGGGCAAGGACTCGAGCCCCTGCGACTACTGCCGCAAGGTCTACCACTCCCTGTGGCCGCTCAGCTGG CTGCAGCGCTGGACGGACCAGATCCGGGAGGGGACGTTCCCCGGGAAGATCTGA
- the LOC130453578 gene encoding cytochrome c oxidase subunit 6B2-like isoform X2 has protein sequence MSNHSTPPFDRRFPYQNLTRNCYQNFRDFHRCTKIMKRRGKDSSPCDYCRKVYHSLWPLSWLQRWTDQIREGTFPGKI, from the exons ATGAGCAATCATTCGACCCCACCCTTCGACCGTCGCTTTCCCTACCAGAACCTGACCCGCAACTGCTACCAGAACTTCCGGG ACTTTCACCGCTGTACCAAGATCATGAAGAGGCGGGGCAAGGACTCGAGCCCCTGCGACTACTGCCGCAAGGTCTACCACTCCCTGTGGCCGCTCAGCTGG CTGCAGCGCTGGACGGACCAGATCCGGGAGGGGACGTTCCCCGGGAAGATCTGA